TCGGAGGTGCTGGTCACGCGCCCCTTTACCGAGCCTTCGCCCAGCCGTACGGTGGCGTTGGCATGGCGCGCCAGTTTCCCGCGCCACAAAGCCATTGATGCACTGCGTTCGGCAATCAAAGCCTGTCGTCAATAAAACGCGCTTGTTGTTATCTCCATGGGCGCGGTGAGTGTAGGCGGTAAAACGCTCGATCAAATTCCGGTAACGGCGATCAAGGGCGTTGGCGCTAGTTTGTCTGCAAAATTGGCGAAGATTGGCCTGTTAAGTGTGCAGGATATATTGCTCCACCTGCCACTGCGCTATATGGATCGCACTCGCATCACCCCGATTGGCGCACTGCAGCCCAATGTGAATGCAGTGCTGGAAGCGGAGGTGCGCGCTTGCGATGTGGTGTTTGGCAAGCGGCGCAGTTTGGTGTGCAAAGTACAGGATGGCACCGGCACTATTACCCTGCGGTTTTATCATTTCAATACAGCGCAAAAGCAGCGGCTGGTAAACGGCACGCGCTTGCGTATTTTTGGCGAGACACGGCGTGGTGCCTCGGGGCTGGAGATGTATCACCCCGAATACGATGAGTTGGATAGCGCCGCACCGCTGCCGCTGGAGCAATCCCTCACCCCGATTTACCCGGCCACCGAAGGCTTGACCCAGCCGCGTTTGCGTTCGCTGGCCGTGCAGGCCCTGACCTGGCTGGACAAACATGCTCTCAAGGAATTACTGCCCGAGGTGGTGCGCCGCCAGCTTAATCAGGTGCCGCTGGCCGAGGCGCTGCGCTACCTGCATCAACCGCCTACCAACGCCAATATCCAACAGCTGATGGATGGCGAGCATCCCTACCAGCAGCGTCTGGCGTTTGAGGAATTGCTTGCCCATCACCTGAGTTTGTTATTGCTGCGCCGTGAAACCCAGGCCGATGGCGCCTATCGATTGAATCTGGATACCCGGCTACAGCAAGGTTTTCTCGCCCAGTTGGGCTTTAGTTTGACGCGCGCGCAGAGCCGGGTGGTGAATGAAATTGCCGATGATCTGGCCAAACCGATTCCTATGTTGCGTCTGGTTCAGGGCGATGTGGGTTCCGGTAAAACGGTCGTAGCGGCCCTTGCTGCATTGGCTGCCGTGGCTAGCGGTAAACAGGCGGCGATTATGGCGCCCACGGAAATCCTTGCTGAACAGCATCGCCTCAACTTTGGCAAATGGCTGGAGCCACTGGGCATCAAGCTCGGTTGGCTCACGGGCAAACTCAAGGTGGCCGAGCGGCGCACCCAACTGGCGGCTATTGCCAGTGGTGATGCGCAAGTGGTGGTCGGCACCCATGCGCTGTTTCAGGAGGCAGTCAGTTTTGCCGATCTGGGGTTGATCGTCATCGATGAACAGCATCGATTTGGTGTACATCAGCGGCTAAGTCTCTCGGAAAAAGGCACCAATAGCGACGAGCAGCATAGGGCTGGCATGTTGCGTCCCCATCAGCTCATTATGACCGCCACTCCCATTCCGCGCACTTTGGCGATGAGCGCTTACGCCGATTTGGATTGTTCGGTCATCGACGAACTGCCTCCCGGGCGTACGCCGATTACTACCGTGGTGATCAGCGATAATCGCCGCGAGGAAGTGATTGAGCGGGTGCGCCTTGCCTGTGAGCAGGGGCGACAGGCCTACTGGGTATGCACCCTGATCGAGGAATCCGAAGCCCTAGAAGCACAAGCCGCCGAGGCGACAGCGGCGAATCTCATTGAGTCCCTGCCGCATTTGCGCATTGGGCTGATCCACGGGCGCTTGAAACCGGTGGAAAAAGAGGCGGTGATGGCGGCTTTCAAGGCCAACACCCTGGATTTGCTGGTGGCCACCACGGTCATTGAAGTGGGTGTGGATGTGCCCAACGCCTGCTTGATGATTATCGAAAACCCCGAGCGCCTTGGCCTTGCGCAATTGCACCAATTGCGTGGGCGGGTCGGGCGCGGGTCGGAGGCCAGTCACTGCGTACTGCTTTATGGTTCGCCCCTGTCGCAAAATGGCCGCGAGCGGCTGCGGGTGATGCGAGAAAGTAGTGATGGTTTTTATATCGCCGAACAGGATTTACAACTGCGCGGCCCCGGTGAAGTGCTGGGCACCCGCCAGACCGGGGAAATGCAATTCAAGATTGCCGACCTTCAGCGCGATGGCCACTTGCTGCCGGTTGTCAAAGATGCCGCCTTGTTGTTGATGAGCGATTACCCGCAACTGTGCGAACAACTGGTATTGCGCTGGCTGGGGCAAAACCAGCGCTACCTCCAGGTTTGATCATCCGACGGGTTTGATCGCACCTTGAACGCTCTGGCGCGTTTTTCATTCAATATAGTGAACGCCGTCGTATTTTTTGGCACACAGAATCGCTTTTGCAGCTGGATTGTTATTCGGCACCGATAAAACTCGGCTATGCTTGGAACTACTATGTGAGGGGGAGGGGGGTATTCATAATTCTTCCTGGGCGCTATATGAGAAATGGTTTTGCTGCATTACACTCGTGGTCACGACTAGCTCAGGAGTCGCCTAACCCCATGTTTATCAATCAGTTATCTTCAACCAGAGGAGTAGGCCGTGCCAGTCCCTTCCAGTGTTCAATCATTGCTCAGCAAGCAAAATGTGCATTATCAGATTTCTGAGGTGCCGCTCGATGAGAATGAAAGAGCACTTTGGCATGACCAGCATTTACGCACTATGAGCGCTGCCAAATCAGTCATTCTGCAAGATACCAAGGGTCGTGTTCAGGTTATTTATGCCGCTGACCGCCTGTTGGACCTCAAAGCCGTGAATCGCCATTTAGGCCGCGAGCTGCACGCTGCCAAGCCGGAGGATGTCCATAAATTTTGCCTGTCCCACAACCTGCAATCTATACCGGCGCTGCCCAAGCTGGCCGGCCTCCTGACGCTGATTGACCGCAGTCTGGTGGAGCGCAATGAATTGCTGGCGGATTCGGGCGACGAGAAACAACTGTTGCGCTTCAGCCGTGAAGAGTTCCAGCAGATTATGGACGATGCAACCATTTGCGATATCGCCGTGCCGCTGGAGCCACTGGAAGTTGACGATACCAGCAGCAGCGATGCCGACCAGATCCTGGGTGCTGTGCGCAACTTCACCCAATTGCGCATCAAACAGCGCCTGGAAGAAACCCTGGAATTGCCGCCACTGTCAGATACCGCCCAGCGCATTATCAAGCTGCGCGTAAACCCCAATGCGGATATCAGCGATCTGGCACAAATCGTGGAAACCGATCCCAGCCTTGCGGCACAGGTAGTGAGTTGGGCGGCATCGCCTTACTATTCGGCCCCGGGCAAAATCAAATCCATCCACGACGCCATAGTACGGGTGCTGGGGTTTGATATGGTACTTAATCTGGCGCTGGGTTTGTCGCTGGGCAAAGCCATGACTATCCCCAAAGAAGGCCCTCATGGCGCCCTGCCTTACTGGCAGCAAGCGGTCTATATGGCGGCCACCATTGAAGGGCTGGTCACGGCAATTCCGCGCGACCATCGCCCCAGTTTTGGTATGGCCTACCTCTGCGGCCTGCTGCACAACTTTGGCTATTTGATTCTGGCGGAAGTCTTCCCGCCTTATTTCCACAATTACTGCGAGCTGGCCGATGCTAATCCCCATGTGGACCATCAGGTGATTGAGCGCCATCTGTTGGGCATTACCCGCGAGCAACTGGGTGCTTCACTCATGTCGCTTTGGTCTATGCCGGAGGAAGTGGTTGTGGGCCTGCGCTATCAAACCAACCCGCATTATCAGGGGGAATATGCCACCTACGCCAAACTGATTTTTGTCGCCCAGCGTCTGTTGCAGCAACACAGCATTGGTCGCGGCCCCAAAGTGGCGATTCCGCCCCAGGTGTTTGAGGATTTGCATTTGGATCCGGAAAAAGCCTATACCACCGTGGCGAATATTATCGAGAGCAGCGATGATTTGAAGCACATCGCCAATGAGCTGGCACCCCATCATTAAGCGGACCTGTGTTTGCCGGCTGTGATACCAAAACCCCTTTTGCGAGGGGTTTTGTGTTTATAGTGTGACCTGATTTATCCACAGAGGCATGAGCCTCGGCCTGACAAGTGAGAGAGTGTTGATGACTAATTTATTTCCCGCCGCCGATGCGGCTGCCATTTTGGTTGAGCGCCGTATTCAGGGCACTCAAGGTGATGCGTTACCGGTTGCATGCCGTCCGCAGAATCTGGAGCAGGCGCTGGCGATTCAAGCGGCTGTGACGGAGCGCTGGTGTGAGCAGATGGACGACAGTATCGGCGGCTGGAAGTGCCTGTTGCCGCCGGAAGGCAAGTTGGTGATTGGCCCTATTTATACCCGCACCATCGATTCTGTAGCGCCGGTCAGCCTGTGGACCAAAACCTCCCCGAGGGTGAACGCGCGCGTATCGAGCCGGAGTTGGCTTTCTTCT
The nucleotide sequence above comes from Cellvibrio sp. PSBB023. Encoded proteins:
- the recG gene encoding ATP-dependent DNA helicase RecG, which codes for MGAVSVGGKTLDQIPVTAIKGVGASLSAKLAKIGLLSVQDILLHLPLRYMDRTRITPIGALQPNVNAVLEAEVRACDVVFGKRRSLVCKVQDGTGTITLRFYHFNTAQKQRLVNGTRLRIFGETRRGASGLEMYHPEYDELDSAAPLPLEQSLTPIYPATEGLTQPRLRSLAVQALTWLDKHALKELLPEVVRRQLNQVPLAEALRYLHQPPTNANIQQLMDGEHPYQQRLAFEELLAHHLSLLLLRRETQADGAYRLNLDTRLQQGFLAQLGFSLTRAQSRVVNEIADDLAKPIPMLRLVQGDVGSGKTVVAALAALAAVASGKQAAIMAPTEILAEQHRLNFGKWLEPLGIKLGWLTGKLKVAERRTQLAAIASGDAQVVVGTHALFQEAVSFADLGLIVIDEQHRFGVHQRLSLSEKGTNSDEQHRAGMLRPHQLIMTATPIPRTLAMSAYADLDCSVIDELPPGRTPITTVVISDNRREEVIERVRLACEQGRQAYWVCTLIEESEALEAQAAEATAANLIESLPHLRIGLIHGRLKPVEKEAVMAAFKANTLDLLVATTVIEVGVDVPNACLMIIENPERLGLAQLHQLRGRVGRGSEASHCVLLYGSPLSQNGRERLRVMRESSDGFYIAEQDLQLRGPGEVLGTRQTGEMQFKIADLQRDGHLLPVVKDAALLLMSDYPQLCEQLVLRWLGQNQRYLQV
- a CDS encoding HDOD domain-containing protein, producing the protein MPVPSSVQSLLSKQNVHYQISEVPLDENERALWHDQHLRTMSAAKSVILQDTKGRVQVIYAADRLLDLKAVNRHLGRELHAAKPEDVHKFCLSHNLQSIPALPKLAGLLTLIDRSLVERNELLADSGDEKQLLRFSREEFQQIMDDATICDIAVPLEPLEVDDTSSSDADQILGAVRNFTQLRIKQRLEETLELPPLSDTAQRIIKLRVNPNADISDLAQIVETDPSLAAQVVSWAASPYYSAPGKIKSIHDAIVRVLGFDMVLNLALGLSLGKAMTIPKEGPHGALPYWQQAVYMAATIEGLVTAIPRDHRPSFGMAYLCGLLHNFGYLILAEVFPPYFHNYCELADANPHVDHQVIERHLLGITREQLGASLMSLWSMPEEVVVGLRYQTNPHYQGEYATYAKLIFVAQRLLQQHSIGRGPKVAIPPQVFEDLHLDPEKAYTTVANIIESSDDLKHIANELAPHH